One genomic segment of Drosophila melanogaster chromosome 3R includes these proteins:
- the RpS8 gene encoding ribosomal protein S8, isoform C has translation MGISRDSAHKRRATGGKRKSLRKKRKFELGRPAANTKLGSGRVHKVRTRGGNTKLRALRLETGNFAWASEGVARKTRIADVVYNASNNELVRTKTLVKNSIVVIDATPFRQWYEAHYVLPLGRKRNPKHAQKEDENDVLTKKRSEKVMKKYLERQKYGKVEQALEDQFTSGRILACISSRPGQCGRSDGYILEGKELEFYLKKIKSKK, from the exons ATGG GTATTAGCCGCGATAGTGCACACAAACGCCGGGCCACCGGAGGCAAGCGCAAGTCGCTCCGCAAGAAGCGCAAGTTCGAGTTGGGACGCCCCGCCGCCAACACCAAG CTTGGCTCCGGCCGCGTGCACAAGGTGCGCACCCGTGGTGGAAACACCAAGCTCCGTGCTCTGCGCCTGGAAACCGGAAACTTCGCCTGGGCCTCCGAGGGAGTGGCGCGCAAGACCCGTATCGCCGATGTTGTGTACAACGCCTCCAACAACGAGCTGGTGCGAACCAAGACCTTGGTGAAGAACAGCATCGTGGTCATCGATGCCACGCCCTTCCGCCAGTGGTACGAGGCTCACTACGTGCTGCCCCTGGGACGCAAGCGTAACCCCAAGCACGCCCAGAAAGAGGACGAGAACGACGTGCTGACCAAGAAGCGCAGCGAAAAGGTTATGAAGAAGTACCTGGAGCGCCAGAAGTACGGCAAGGTCGAGCAGGCCCTCGAGGATCAGTTCACCTCCGGCCGCATCTTGG CTTGCATTTCTTCCCGCCCCGGACAGTGCGGTCGCTCCGACGGCTACATTTTGGAAGGCAAGGAGTTGGAATTCTACCTTAAGAAGATCAAGTCTAAGAAATAA
- the Zip99C gene encoding Zinc/iron regulated transporter-related protein 99C, isoform I codes for MTTNSSFFDEHIAMIYSNLMDQYMPEYFKSFEYTPWVFSLLGSVVIGLSGIFPLIIIPTEEKMAKEGYKDPADSKLLRVLLSFAVGGLLGDVFLHLLPEAWEGDNQDPSSHPSLRSGLWVLSGILIFTIVEKIFSGYASADEENPQPKCVEIANCLLRRHGGQLPEGETSESCGGACDIEDVGKVCFLREQEQKSKERKEQPKKVAGYLNLLANSIDNFTHGLAVAGSFLVSFRHGILATFAILLHEIPHEVGDFAILLRSGFSRWDAARAQLLTAGAGLLGALVAIGGSGVTSAMEARTSWIMPFTAGGFLHIALVTVLPDLLKEEERKESIKQLLALVFGIALMAVMTMLFEH; via the exons ATGACCACGAACAGCAGCTTCTTCGATGAACACATCGCCATGATATACTCCAACCTGATGGACCAGTACATGCCCGAGTACTTCAAAAGCTTTGAGTACACGCCATGGGTTTTCTCCCTGCTGGGATCGGTGGTAATTGGACTGAGTGGCATATTCCCGCTGATCATCATTCCCACGGAGGAGAAAATGGCTAAGGAGGGATACAAAGATC CTGCAGATTCAAAACTCCTGCGAGTGCTTCTGAGTTTCGCGGTCGGCGGTCTGCTGGGCGATGTGTTCCTTCACCTGTTGCCAGAAGCCTGGGAGGGCGATAATCAAG ATCCTTCTAGTCACCCATCCCTGCGCTCGGGCCTTTGGGTACTTTCCGGCATACTGATCTTCACGATCGTGGAGAAAATCTTTTCCGGATATGCCAGCGCGGACGAGGAGAACCCTCAGCCCAAGTGCGTGGAGATAGCCAACTGCCTGTTGCGTCGACATGGCGGCCAACTACCAGAGGGCGAAACCTCTGAGAGTTGTGGCGGCGCCTGCGACATCGAAGATGTAGGTAAAGTCTGTTTCCTACGCGAGCAGGAACAGAAGTCAAAGGAAAGGAAGGAACAGCCGAAGAAGGTGGCTGGTTATCTGAACCTCTTGGCCAACTCAATTGACAATTTCACACACGGTCTAGCCGTGGCTGGATCCTTTTTGGTGTCCTTCAGACACGGCATTCTAGCCACTTTTGCCATATTGC TTCATGAAATTCCGCACGAGGTGGGGGATTTCGCAATCCTGCTTCGATCCGGATTCAGTCGCTGGGACGCCGCGCGTGCGCAACTACTCACGGCGGGAGCTGGCCTGCTCGGTGCTCTGGTGGCCATCGGAGGCTCCGGCGTAACGTCGGCCATGG AGGCACGTACTTCGTGGATTATGCCGTTCACCGCCGGCGGCTTTCTGCACATTGCTCTGGTCACAGTATTACCTGATCTCttgaaggaggaggagcgcaAGGAGTCCATTAAGCAGCTGCTAGCACTGGTATTTGGCATTGCGTTAATGGCCGTGATGACCATGCTATTCGAACACTAG
- the CG34133 gene encoding uncharacterized protein, isoform E: MSKLETDSDSSEEFFDAEDTTPNRHSTLCRKLPPEVAQEFIFPEPAVRVNAAASSDSDATPIGAGTPATRSPTNSLGARLKPQDAGVFVEPKPVIGPLGRQRFHELRQCMQNDEDDNPGNTLTPDSQNSSTDGIFTNRSTHPFKVIETDAMSIQSMTSLGRVGRILAGSIDPSAISIDRESLASLNAQQQKQQAQQQQQAQPTSSTSSNTPPSVGNTSSGMSTPRVSPKHQQSGKEVAATTTGIPSAASSAQSSGVGSMVLQEPDVIASTKLAQSKTTDSITSSGPVAPPRRKKKSRNCSISSSDQYSLPPADNEDTDSDTRSVKSVQGLQQKLRDDFVMEFESSLNNATSSASNITLTCSSTNTVVSASASTSAASSSLPSTIAIHMRPMVASVTIAGPKLTQSLGSSSTSVHSKPSPSNSAKSNSAPARVSSIDPNQGLNLFKAIQGGYVVKPRDEASNKAQGPSQDEIERIEKMLMESANRPKLAGTGSNSLGSSTRYPGFYRGVNDKERRKSAGDEDVLKQMNIYVRTRTSSDTGENMPLSEMRSPPVPEGWNPLSLHILKLTSHLEVIQKESDEESVIGIPPSIEGQQPDEEELETEDGSRLKKKTARIKRFFGSTMRKTVDKAKSIASEVSHARHKEDVADIVDAMNPEQNIKIKASSSNKGPYEFTKLQHVQDLSGEDTSAVWCMKFSSCGRLLATAGQDKVLRIWVLKDAYPFFQDMRNKYNADQKSSPTPSQESLVSQHSAEEAIAMATAAEKCTGPFMPKPFCTYNGHTSDLLDVSWSKNYFILSSSMDKTVRLWHISRKECLCCFQHIDFVTAIAFHPRDDRYFLSGSLDGKLRLWNIPDKKVALWNEVDGQTKLITAANFCQNGQFAVVGSYDGRCIFYNTDQLKYHTQIHVRSTRGKNRIGRKISGIEPMPGEDKILVTSNDSRVRLYDLRDLNLSCKYKGYLNVSSQIKGSFSHDGKYIIAGSENQCIYIWKTNHDYSKLSSVRRDRSDFWEGIKAHNATVTCAIFAPHPEAIIKPEPDEISNEKLAHNQPDPLVEQHKKGCGYVLVSADFNGAIKVFINKTKPKHSSLPYTAIAD; encoded by the exons ATGAGTAAGCTGGAAACGGATTCGGACAGTTCAGAGGAGTTTTTCGATGCCGAGGACACTACGCCCAATCGCCATTCGACTTTGTG TCGAAAGCTGCCGCCCGAGGTGGCCCAGGAGTTCATCTTTCCCGAGCCCGCCGTGAGAGTGAATGCCGCCGCCTCATCCGACAGCGATGCTACGCCCATTGGCGCTGGAACGCCCGCCACCCGGAGTCCCACTAATAGCCTGGGTGCCCGGCTAAAGCCGCAGGATGCAGGGGTCTTCGTTGAGCCCAAGCCCGTGATAGGACCT TTGGGTAGACAGCGCTTTCACGAACTACGTCAGTGCATGCAAAACGATGAAGATGATAATCCAGGAAATACACTCACACCTGATTCTCAG AATAGCTCAACGGATGGCATTTTTACCAACCGTTCGACGCATCCGTTTAAGGTCATTGAGACAGATGCGATGAGCATACAGAGCATGACATCACTGGGTCGCGTGGGCCGAATCTTGGCGGGCAGCATTGATCCATCTG CTATAAGCATAGATCGCGAGTCCCTGGCCTCGTTGAATGCgcaacagcagaagcagcaggcgcagcagcaacaacaggcgCAGCCTACATCGTCTACCAGCTCCAATACTCCACCGAGCGTTGGAAACACCTCTTCCGGGATGAGCACGCCCAGGGTGTCGCCCAAGCATCAGCAGAGTGGTAAGGAAGTAGCCGCCACCACGACAGGGATTCCTAGTGCCGCATCCTCCGCGCAGAGCTCTGGTGTTGGCTCGATGGTTTTGCAGGAACCAGATGTGATAGCAAGCACAAAGCTTGCCCAGTCTAAAACTACTGATTCCATCACCTCGTCGGGACCCGTGGCGCCACCGCGAAGAAAGAAGAAGTCTCGTAATTGCTCCATCAGTTCCTCAGATCAGTATAGTCTTCCTCCTGCGGACAACGAAGACACTGATAGTGATACGCGGTCTGTGAAGAGTGTGCAGGGTCTTCAGCAAAAGCTGCGGGATGACTTTGTCATGGAGTTCGAGAGCTCTCTTAACAATGCAACTAGTTCAGCCTCCAATATCACCCTGACCTGCTCCTCCACCAATACAGTTGTTTCTGCATCGGCTTCGACTTCGGCAGCATCTTCGTCCTTGCCATCAACAATTGCAATTCATATGCGCCCCATGGTCGCTTCGGTCACCATTGCTGGTCCAAAACTCACTCAATCTCTGGGCAGCAGTTCCACGTCGGTCCACTCCAAGCCAAGTCCATCAAATTCAGCGAAAAGCAATTCCGCACCAGCGAGGGTTAG TTCCATTGATCCGAATCAGGGTCTGAATCTGTTTAAGGCCATCCAGGGAGGTTATGTGGTGAAACCACGCGACGAGGCCAGCAACAAGGCGCAAGGCCCATCCCAAGATGAAATCGAGCGCATTGAGAAAATGCTGATGGAAAGCGCGAACCGACCAAAGCTGGCGGGAACGGGATCCAACAGTTTAGGAAGCTCTACACG CTATCCCGGATTTTATCGCGGTGTTAACGATAAGGAGCGCCGGAAGTCCGCTGGCGACGAAGATGTGCTCAAACAGATGAACATTTATGTGCGCACGCGAACCAGCTCAG ACACGGGAGAAAATATGCCTCTATCCGAAATGCGTTCACCACCAGTGCCTGAGGGATGGAATCCGCTCTCGCTACACATCCTTAAGCTGACCTCCCACCTGGAGGTGATCCAGAAGGAGTCCGACGAGGAGAGTGTGATTGGCATACCGCCTAGCATCGAGGGTCAGCAGCCCGACGAAGAAGAACTGGAAACGGAAGATGGCAGTcgactgaaaaagaaaacggCCCGGATCAAGAGGTTCTTTGGCAGCACAATGCGAAAGACGGTGGACAAGGCCAAGTCGATTGCATCCGAAGTGTCGCATGCGCGACACAAAGAGGATGTGGCTGATATTGTTGATGCAATGAATCCCGAgcaaaatatcaaaatcaagGCTTCCTCGTCCAACAAGGGACCCTATGAGTTTACCAAACTGCAGCACGTCCAGGATTTGAGTGGCGAAGATACCAGTGCCGTGTGGTGCATGAAGTTCAGTTCCTGCGGTCGACTCCTGGCCACTGCTGGACAGGACAAGGTGTTAAGGATTTGGGTTCTTAAAGATGCCTATCCGTTTTTCCAG GACATGCGCAACAAATACAATGCTGACCAAAAATCCTCACCTACGCCCTCGCAAGAGTCACTCGTCTCGCAGCATTCGGCTGAGGAAGCCATTGCCATGGCTACTGCCGCAGAGAAATGCACGGGCCCCTTCATGCCAAAGCCCTTCTGCACCTACAATGGACACACCTCCGATTTACTGGACGTCAGCTGGTCAAAGAATTACTTCATACTGTCAAGCAGCATGGACAAGACTGTGCGGCTCTGGCACATTTCCAGAAAGGAGTGCCTTTGCTGTTTTCAGCATATCGATTTTGTCACCGCTATTGCGTTCCATCCACGCGATGATCGCTACTTTTTGAGTGGCAGCCTCGATGGCAAACTAAGGTTGTGGAACATACCCGACAAAAAGGTGGCACTGTGGAATGAGGTAGATGGCCAGACAAAGCTTATAACGGCTGCCAACTTCTGCCAAAATGGACAGTTCGCCGTTGTAGGGAGCTACGATGGTCGCTGCATATTTTATAACACGGATCAGCTGAAATACCACACGCAGATTCATGTGCGCTCCACCAGGGGTAAAAACCGCATTGGCCGCAAGATCAGTGGCATTGAACCGATGCCCGGCGAAGACAAGATTCTAGTCACATCCAACGACAGCAGAGTGCGCCTGTACGATTTGAGGGACTTGAACTTGTCCTGCAAGTACAAGGGCTACTTGAATGTGTCCTCGCAAATTAAGGGCTCGTTCAGCCACGATGGAAAGTACATCATAGCCGGGTCCGAGAATCAGTGCATCTATATTTGGAAAACAAACCACGATTACTCAAAACTCAGTT
- the CG34133 gene encoding uncharacterized protein, isoform C translates to MSKLETDSDSSEEFFDAEDTTPNRHSTLCRKLPPEVAQEFIFPEPAVRVNAAASSDSDATPIGAGTPATRSPTNSLGARLKPQDAGVFVEPKPVIGPLGRQRFHELRQCMQNDEDDNPGNTLTPDSQNSSTDGIFTNRSTHPFKVIETDAMSIQSMTSLGRVGRILAGSIDPSAISIDRESLASLNAQQQKQQAQQQQQAQPTSSTSSNTPPSVGNTSSGMSTPRVSPKHQQSGKEVAATTTGIPSAASSAQSSGVGSMVLQEPDVIASTKLAQSKTTDSITSSGPVAPPRRKKKSRNCSISSSDQYSLPPADNEDTDSDTRSVKSVQGLQQKLRDDFVMEFESSLNNATSSASNITLTCSSTNTVVSASASTSAASSSLPSTIAIHMRPMVASVTIAGPKLTQSLGSSSTSVHSKPSPSNSAKSNSAPARVSSIDPNQGLNLFKAIQGGYVVKPRDEASNKAQGPSQDEIERIEKMLMESANRPKLAGTGSNSLGSSTRYPGFYRGVNDKERRKSAGDEDVLKQMNIYVRTRTSSGKQLTDFEILEQVPVKNLDTGENMPLSEMRSPPVPEGWNPLSLHILKLTSHLEVIQKESDEESVIGIPPSIEGQQPDEEELETEDGSRLKKKTARIKRFFGSTMRKTVDKAKSIASEVSHARHKEDVADIVDAMNPEQNIKIKASSSNKGPYEFTKLQHVQDLSGEDTSAVWCMKFSSCGRLLATAGQDKVLRIWVLKDAYPFFQDMRNKYNADQKSSPTPSQESLVSQHSAEEAIAMATAAEKCTGPFMPKPFCTYNGHTSDLLDVSWSKNYFILSSSMDKTVRLWHISRKECLCCFQHIDFVTAIAFHPRDDRYFLSGSLDGKLRLWNIPDKKVALWNEVDGQTKLITAANFCQNGQFAVVGSYDGRCIFYNTDQLKYHTQIHVRSTRGKNRIGRKISGIEPMPGEDKILVTSNDSRVRLYDLRDLNLSCKYKGYLNVSSQIKGSFSHDGKYIIAGSENQCIYIWKTNHDYSKLSSVRRDRSDFWEGIKAHNATVTCAIFAPHPEAIIKPEPDEISNEKLAHNQPDPLVEQHKKGCGYVLVSADFNGAIKVFINKTKPKHSSLPYTAIAD, encoded by the exons ATGAGTAAGCTGGAAACGGATTCGGACAGTTCAGAGGAGTTTTTCGATGCCGAGGACACTACGCCCAATCGCCATTCGACTTTGTG TCGAAAGCTGCCGCCCGAGGTGGCCCAGGAGTTCATCTTTCCCGAGCCCGCCGTGAGAGTGAATGCCGCCGCCTCATCCGACAGCGATGCTACGCCCATTGGCGCTGGAACGCCCGCCACCCGGAGTCCCACTAATAGCCTGGGTGCCCGGCTAAAGCCGCAGGATGCAGGGGTCTTCGTTGAGCCCAAGCCCGTGATAGGACCT TTGGGTAGACAGCGCTTTCACGAACTACGTCAGTGCATGCAAAACGATGAAGATGATAATCCAGGAAATACACTCACACCTGATTCTCAG AATAGCTCAACGGATGGCATTTTTACCAACCGTTCGACGCATCCGTTTAAGGTCATTGAGACAGATGCGATGAGCATACAGAGCATGACATCACTGGGTCGCGTGGGCCGAATCTTGGCGGGCAGCATTGATCCATCTG CTATAAGCATAGATCGCGAGTCCCTGGCCTCGTTGAATGCgcaacagcagaagcagcaggcgcagcagcaacaacaggcgCAGCCTACATCGTCTACCAGCTCCAATACTCCACCGAGCGTTGGAAACACCTCTTCCGGGATGAGCACGCCCAGGGTGTCGCCCAAGCATCAGCAGAGTGGTAAGGAAGTAGCCGCCACCACGACAGGGATTCCTAGTGCCGCATCCTCCGCGCAGAGCTCTGGTGTTGGCTCGATGGTTTTGCAGGAACCAGATGTGATAGCAAGCACAAAGCTTGCCCAGTCTAAAACTACTGATTCCATCACCTCGTCGGGACCCGTGGCGCCACCGCGAAGAAAGAAGAAGTCTCGTAATTGCTCCATCAGTTCCTCAGATCAGTATAGTCTTCCTCCTGCGGACAACGAAGACACTGATAGTGATACGCGGTCTGTGAAGAGTGTGCAGGGTCTTCAGCAAAAGCTGCGGGATGACTTTGTCATGGAGTTCGAGAGCTCTCTTAACAATGCAACTAGTTCAGCCTCCAATATCACCCTGACCTGCTCCTCCACCAATACAGTTGTTTCTGCATCGGCTTCGACTTCGGCAGCATCTTCGTCCTTGCCATCAACAATTGCAATTCATATGCGCCCCATGGTCGCTTCGGTCACCATTGCTGGTCCAAAACTCACTCAATCTCTGGGCAGCAGTTCCACGTCGGTCCACTCCAAGCCAAGTCCATCAAATTCAGCGAAAAGCAATTCCGCACCAGCGAGGGTTAG TTCCATTGATCCGAATCAGGGTCTGAATCTGTTTAAGGCCATCCAGGGAGGTTATGTGGTGAAACCACGCGACGAGGCCAGCAACAAGGCGCAAGGCCCATCCCAAGATGAAATCGAGCGCATTGAGAAAATGCTGATGGAAAGCGCGAACCGACCAAAGCTGGCGGGAACGGGATCCAACAGTTTAGGAAGCTCTACACG CTATCCCGGATTTTATCGCGGTGTTAACGATAAGGAGCGCCGGAAGTCCGCTGGCGACGAAGATGTGCTCAAACAGATGAACATTTATGTGCGCACGCGAACCAGCTCAGGCAAGCAGCTAACCGACTTTGAGATCCTTGAACAAGTTCCTGTTAAAAATTTAGACACGGGAGAAAATATGCCTCTATCCGAAATGCGTTCACCACCAGTGCCTGAGGGATGGAATCCGCTCTCGCTACACATCCTTAAGCTGACCTCCCACCTGGAGGTGATCCAGAAGGAGTCCGACGAGGAGAGTGTGATTGGCATACCGCCTAGCATCGAGGGTCAGCAGCCCGACGAAGAAGAACTGGAAACGGAAGATGGCAGTcgactgaaaaagaaaacggCCCGGATCAAGAGGTTCTTTGGCAGCACAATGCGAAAGACGGTGGACAAGGCCAAGTCGATTGCATCCGAAGTGTCGCATGCGCGACACAAAGAGGATGTGGCTGATATTGTTGATGCAATGAATCCCGAgcaaaatatcaaaatcaagGCTTCCTCGTCCAACAAGGGACCCTATGAGTTTACCAAACTGCAGCACGTCCAGGATTTGAGTGGCGAAGATACCAGTGCCGTGTGGTGCATGAAGTTCAGTTCCTGCGGTCGACTCCTGGCCACTGCTGGACAGGACAAGGTGTTAAGGATTTGGGTTCTTAAAGATGCCTATCCGTTTTTCCAG GACATGCGCAACAAATACAATGCTGACCAAAAATCCTCACCTACGCCCTCGCAAGAGTCACTCGTCTCGCAGCATTCGGCTGAGGAAGCCATTGCCATGGCTACTGCCGCAGAGAAATGCACGGGCCCCTTCATGCCAAAGCCCTTCTGCACCTACAATGGACACACCTCCGATTTACTGGACGTCAGCTGGTCAAAGAATTACTTCATACTGTCAAGCAGCATGGACAAGACTGTGCGGCTCTGGCACATTTCCAGAAAGGAGTGCCTTTGCTGTTTTCAGCATATCGATTTTGTCACCGCTATTGCGTTCCATCCACGCGATGATCGCTACTTTTTGAGTGGCAGCCTCGATGGCAAACTAAGGTTGTGGAACATACCCGACAAAAAGGTGGCACTGTGGAATGAGGTAGATGGCCAGACAAAGCTTATAACGGCTGCCAACTTCTGCCAAAATGGACAGTTCGCCGTTGTAGGGAGCTACGATGGTCGCTGCATATTTTATAACACGGATCAGCTGAAATACCACACGCAGATTCATGTGCGCTCCACCAGGGGTAAAAACCGCATTGGCCGCAAGATCAGTGGCATTGAACCGATGCCCGGCGAAGACAAGATTCTAGTCACATCCAACGACAGCAGAGTGCGCCTGTACGATTTGAGGGACTTGAACTTGTCCTGCAAGTACAAGGGCTACTTGAATGTGTCCTCGCAAATTAAGGGCTCGTTCAGCCACGATGGAAAGTACATCATAGCCGGGTCCGAGAATCAGTGCATCTATATTTGGAAAACAAACCACGATTACTCAAAACTCAGTT
- the CG34133 gene encoding uncharacterized protein, isoform B — protein MSKLETDSDSSEEFFDAEDTTPNRHSTLCRKLPPEVAQEFIFPEPAVRVNAAASSDSDATPIGAGTPATRSPTNSLGARLKPQDAGVFVEPKPVIGPNSSTDGIFTNRSTHPFKVIETDAMSIQSMTSLGRVGRILAGSIDPSAISIDRESLASLNAQQQKQQAQQQQQAQPTSSTSSNTPPSVGNTSSGMSTPRVSPKHQQSGKEVAATTTGIPSAASSAQSSGVGSMVLQEPDVIASTKLAQSKTTDSITSSGPVAPPRRKKKSRNCSISSSDQYSLPPADNEDTDSDTRSVKSVQGLQQKLRDDFVMEFESSLNNATSSASNITLTCSSTNTVVSASASTSAASSSLPSTIAIHMRPMVASVTIAGPKLTQSLGSSSTSVHSKPSPSNSAKSNSAPARVSSIDPNQGLNLFKAIQGGYVVKPRDEASNKAQGPSQDEIERIEKMLMESANRPKLAGTGSNSLGSSTRYPGFYRGVNDKERRKSAGDEDVLKQMNIYVRTRTSSGKQLTDFEILEQVPVKNLDTGENMPLSEMRSPPVPEGWNPLSLHILKLTSHLEVIQKESDEESVIGIPPSIEGQQPDEEELETEDGSRLKKKTARIKRFFGSTMRKTVDKAKSIASEVSHARHKEDVADIVDAMNPEQNIKIKASSSNKGPYEFTKLQHVQDLSGEDTSAVWCMKFSSCGRLLATAGQDKVLRIWVLKDAYPFFQDMRNKYNADQKSSPTPSQESLVSQHSAEEAIAMATAAEKCTGPFMPKPFCTYNGHTSDLLDVSWSKNYFILSSSMDKTVRLWHISRKECLCCFQHIDFVTAIAFHPRDDRYFLSGSLDGKLRLWNIPDKKVALWNEVDGQTKLITAANFCQNGQFAVVGSYDGRCIFYNTDQLKYHTQIHVRSTRGKNRIGRKISGIEPMPGEDKILVTSNDSRVRLYDLRDLNLSCKYKGYLNVSSQIKGSFSHDGKYIIAGSENQCIYIWKTNHDYSKLSSVRRDRSDFWEGIKAHNATVTCAIFAPHPEAIIKPEPDEISNEKLAHNQPDPLVEQHKKGCGYVLVSADFNGAIKVFINKTKPKHSSLPYTAIAD, from the exons ATGAGTAAGCTGGAAACGGATTCGGACAGTTCAGAGGAGTTTTTCGATGCCGAGGACACTACGCCCAATCGCCATTCGACTTTGTG TCGAAAGCTGCCGCCCGAGGTGGCCCAGGAGTTCATCTTTCCCGAGCCCGCCGTGAGAGTGAATGCCGCCGCCTCATCCGACAGCGATGCTACGCCCATTGGCGCTGGAACGCCCGCCACCCGGAGTCCCACTAATAGCCTGGGTGCCCGGCTAAAGCCGCAGGATGCAGGGGTCTTCGTTGAGCCCAAGCCCGTGATAGGACCT AATAGCTCAACGGATGGCATTTTTACCAACCGTTCGACGCATCCGTTTAAGGTCATTGAGACAGATGCGATGAGCATACAGAGCATGACATCACTGGGTCGCGTGGGCCGAATCTTGGCGGGCAGCATTGATCCATCTG CTATAAGCATAGATCGCGAGTCCCTGGCCTCGTTGAATGCgcaacagcagaagcagcaggcgcagcagcaacaacaggcgCAGCCTACATCGTCTACCAGCTCCAATACTCCACCGAGCGTTGGAAACACCTCTTCCGGGATGAGCACGCCCAGGGTGTCGCCCAAGCATCAGCAGAGTGGTAAGGAAGTAGCCGCCACCACGACAGGGATTCCTAGTGCCGCATCCTCCGCGCAGAGCTCTGGTGTTGGCTCGATGGTTTTGCAGGAACCAGATGTGATAGCAAGCACAAAGCTTGCCCAGTCTAAAACTACTGATTCCATCACCTCGTCGGGACCCGTGGCGCCACCGCGAAGAAAGAAGAAGTCTCGTAATTGCTCCATCAGTTCCTCAGATCAGTATAGTCTTCCTCCTGCGGACAACGAAGACACTGATAGTGATACGCGGTCTGTGAAGAGTGTGCAGGGTCTTCAGCAAAAGCTGCGGGATGACTTTGTCATGGAGTTCGAGAGCTCTCTTAACAATGCAACTAGTTCAGCCTCCAATATCACCCTGACCTGCTCCTCCACCAATACAGTTGTTTCTGCATCGGCTTCGACTTCGGCAGCATCTTCGTCCTTGCCATCAACAATTGCAATTCATATGCGCCCCATGGTCGCTTCGGTCACCATTGCTGGTCCAAAACTCACTCAATCTCTGGGCAGCAGTTCCACGTCGGTCCACTCCAAGCCAAGTCCATCAAATTCAGCGAAAAGCAATTCCGCACCAGCGAGGGTTAG TTCCATTGATCCGAATCAGGGTCTGAATCTGTTTAAGGCCATCCAGGGAGGTTATGTGGTGAAACCACGCGACGAGGCCAGCAACAAGGCGCAAGGCCCATCCCAAGATGAAATCGAGCGCATTGAGAAAATGCTGATGGAAAGCGCGAACCGACCAAAGCTGGCGGGAACGGGATCCAACAGTTTAGGAAGCTCTACACG CTATCCCGGATTTTATCGCGGTGTTAACGATAAGGAGCGCCGGAAGTCCGCTGGCGACGAAGATGTGCTCAAACAGATGAACATTTATGTGCGCACGCGAACCAGCTCAGGCAAGCAGCTAACCGACTTTGAGATCCTTGAACAAGTTCCTGTTAAAAATTTAGACACGGGAGAAAATATGCCTCTATCCGAAATGCGTTCACCACCAGTGCCTGAGGGATGGAATCCGCTCTCGCTACACATCCTTAAGCTGACCTCCCACCTGGAGGTGATCCAGAAGGAGTCCGACGAGGAGAGTGTGATTGGCATACCGCCTAGCATCGAGGGTCAGCAGCCCGACGAAGAAGAACTGGAAACGGAAGATGGCAGTcgactgaaaaagaaaacggCCCGGATCAAGAGGTTCTTTGGCAGCACAATGCGAAAGACGGTGGACAAGGCCAAGTCGATTGCATCCGAAGTGTCGCATGCGCGACACAAAGAGGATGTGGCTGATATTGTTGATGCAATGAATCCCGAgcaaaatatcaaaatcaagGCTTCCTCGTCCAACAAGGGACCCTATGAGTTTACCAAACTGCAGCACGTCCAGGATTTGAGTGGCGAAGATACCAGTGCCGTGTGGTGCATGAAGTTCAGTTCCTGCGGTCGACTCCTGGCCACTGCTGGACAGGACAAGGTGTTAAGGATTTGGGTTCTTAAAGATGCCTATCCGTTTTTCCAG GACATGCGCAACAAATACAATGCTGACCAAAAATCCTCACCTACGCCCTCGCAAGAGTCACTCGTCTCGCAGCATTCGGCTGAGGAAGCCATTGCCATGGCTACTGCCGCAGAGAAATGCACGGGCCCCTTCATGCCAAAGCCCTTCTGCACCTACAATGGACACACCTCCGATTTACTGGACGTCAGCTGGTCAAAGAATTACTTCATACTGTCAAGCAGCATGGACAAGACTGTGCGGCTCTGGCACATTTCCAGAAAGGAGTGCCTTTGCTGTTTTCAGCATATCGATTTTGTCACCGCTATTGCGTTCCATCCACGCGATGATCGCTACTTTTTGAGTGGCAGCCTCGATGGCAAACTAAGGTTGTGGAACATACCCGACAAAAAGGTGGCACTGTGGAATGAGGTAGATGGCCAGACAAAGCTTATAACGGCTGCCAACTTCTGCCAAAATGGACAGTTCGCCGTTGTAGGGAGCTACGATGGTCGCTGCATATTTTATAACACGGATCAGCTGAAATACCACACGCAGATTCATGTGCGCTCCACCAGGGGTAAAAACCGCATTGGCCGCAAGATCAGTGGCATTGAACCGATGCCCGGCGAAGACAAGATTCTAGTCACATCCAACGACAGCAGAGTGCGCCTGTACGATTTGAGGGACTTGAACTTGTCCTGCAAGTACAAGGGCTACTTGAATGTGTCCTCGCAAATTAAGGGCTCGTTCAGCCACGATGGAAAGTACATCATAGCCGGGTCCGAGAATCAGTGCATCTATATTTGGAAAACAAACCACGATTACTCAAAACTCAGTT